In Chitinophaga sp. H8, the sequence CTTATTATATTGCTGTAAAATTTGGTATGTGGGATACTATTCTTTCTATTCCTCAACCAGCAGAAGATCTGGTGTATTTGCAGGCAATGTGGCGTTATGCGAGGGGGATGGCTTTGGGAGGTAAAAACAAGATCTCCGATGCACAAAAAGAACTGGACAGTCTGAAAATATTGGCGGCCGACTCTTCACTTCAACAGCTTACTGTCTGGAACATAAATACCACAGCCGATCTTGCACTAATAGCCTTAAAGGTATTGTCTGCCGAAGTAGCTGCAAAACAAAATCATTTAGATGTCTCCATTCCCTTGCTCCGGGAAGCTGTCGCTTTAGAAGACAAACTGAATTATAATGAACCACCCGACTGGTTTTTTTCTGTAAGGCATTATCTGGGAGCAGCATTGCTGGATGCCGGAAAACACAGTGAAGCGGAAAGTATTTATCGGGAGGATTTACAAACATGGAGAAATAACGGCTGGGCATTGATAGGATTATATAATTCGTTAATGCCTCAAAACAAACATAGTGAAGCGCAAAAAGTTAAGTCAGCATTCGACAAAGCATGGCAATTTGCTGATGTGGATATTGCATCATCCTCACTGATGCGCGCCAGGAACTGAAAGTCTAGCAGATTGTCCGGATCGCCTCTGAAATTGTCCATTCTGCACACTATGAAAGTTTGCGTAAGCCGGTACCTTTGAAAAAAATAATCAATTATGGCAAACATCTTACATCGGGTAGGAATCAAAACTTCGTCTATTGATGAAGTATACCGTGCCTTGACTACCCAAGACGGTCTAGCTGACTGGTGGACTACCGATACTAAAGGAGAAGGTACCCAGGTGGGGAATATCATAGCGTTCCGGTTTGGTGCTGGAGGGTTCGATATGAAAGTCCGGAAACTCAATGCGCCTGATCTGGTAGAATGGGAAGTAGCAGATGGTCCGGAGGAATGGATAGGCACCATCATAAATTTTGAACTTAAGCAGGATGGCGATTATGTTATCGTACTATTCAGGCATCTGAACTGGAAGGAACCTATAGAGTTCATGCACCATTGCAGTACCAAGTGGGCTATATTTCTAATGAGCCTCAAGTCGCTGATAGAAACGGGAAAAGGCAAACCTAATCCTATTGATATCAAAATTGATAACTGGAACTAAAGAGCAGCTTATTAGGTGTTCACCTTCTTTAAAAAGAAAACATTCCGTAAATAATATTTTACGGAATGTTTTCTTAAATGGGGCAGCACTTTTATGCCAGCTTACCGGGTAAGCTTTATATCAACCCACCTAATATCATTTGCTTGTTGGTACGCTTT encodes:
- a CDS encoding SRPBCC family protein; translated protein: MANILHRVGIKTSSIDEVYRALTTQDGLADWWTTDTKGEGTQVGNIIAFRFGAGGFDMKVRKLNAPDLVEWEVADGPEEWIGTIINFELKQDGDYVIVLFRHLNWKEPIEFMHHCSTKWAIFLMSLKSLIETGKGKPNPIDIKIDNWN